The following are from one region of the Actinoplanes sp. L3-i22 genome:
- a CDS encoding septum formation initiator family protein, translated as MTQRRMPSGQGPSRRSGGASGRPGTSRTRDTGAIRIEARPTVRVPTSRTARPTGSRRTSQSGGPNAKRTEAPRPRALTGRATILLAVFVVLALAYTYPIRVYLQQESEIAQLERAQAAQRADIAKTAQELEKWRDPEYIRIQARKELYYVRRGEAPLLVFDDPGAAARESDQKAPAAVPDRWYDTLWNSVRAADAEPSN; from the coding sequence ATGACACAGCGTCGCATGCCGAGCGGTCAGGGCCCGTCCCGTCGTTCGGGTGGCGCGAGTGGCCGCCCCGGCACGTCCCGCACGCGTGACACCGGTGCGATCCGGATCGAGGCCCGCCCGACCGTCCGGGTGCCGACGTCGCGCACCGCGCGGCCGACCGGCTCCCGCCGCACCTCGCAGTCCGGCGGCCCCAACGCCAAGCGGACCGAGGCGCCCCGCCCCCGCGCGCTGACCGGCCGGGCCACCATCCTGCTCGCGGTCTTCGTGGTCCTGGCCCTGGCCTACACGTACCCCATCCGGGTGTACCTGCAGCAGGAGTCGGAGATCGCCCAGCTGGAGCGGGCCCAGGCCGCGCAGCGCGCCGACATCGCGAAGACGGCCCAGGAGCTGGAGAAGTGGCGCGATCCGGAGTACATCCGGATCCAGGCCCGCAAGGAGCTCTACTACGTCCGTCGCGGCGAGGCGCCCCTGCTGGTCTTCGACGACCCGGGCGCCGCGGCCCGCGAATCCGACCAGAAAGCCCCGGCGGCCGTCCCGGACCGCTGGTACGACACGCTGTGGAACAGCGTCCGAGCCGCAGACGCGGAGCCCTCGAACTGA
- a CDS encoding DUF501 domain-containing protein, translated as MDAPDPADLDIVAAQLGRPPRGTRAIAHRCPCGNPDVVETAPRLADGTPFPTMYYLTCPHATAACSRLESAGVMRDMQERLSTDPELAAHYAKAHQDYLDRRQAIDDVPEIRNVSAGGMPDRVKCLHVHLGHALAAGRGVNPFGDEVRDAVEPWWIDGPCVKPQPDE; from the coding sequence ATGGATGCACCAGACCCCGCCGATCTCGACATCGTGGCGGCCCAGCTCGGCCGCCCACCCCGCGGCACCCGGGCGATCGCGCACCGCTGCCCGTGCGGCAACCCGGACGTGGTGGAGACCGCCCCCAGGTTGGCCGACGGCACCCCGTTCCCCACGATGTACTACCTGACCTGTCCACACGCCACAGCCGCGTGCAGCCGGCTGGAGTCGGCCGGCGTGATGCGGGACATGCAGGAGCGCCTGAGCACCGATCCGGAGCTGGCGGCGCACTACGCGAAGGCGCATCAGGACTACCTGGACCGTCGCCAGGCCATCGACGACGTGCCGGAGATCCGTAACGTCTCGGCCGGCGGGATGCCGGACCGGGTGAAGTGCCTGCATGTCCATCTCGGTCACGCGCTCGCCGCGGGCCGCGGGGTGAACCCGTTCGGCGACGAGGTGCGGGACGCGGTCGAGCCGTGGTGGATCGACGGTCCCTGCGTCAAGCCGCAACCGGACGAATGA
- the eno gene encoding phosphopyruvate hydratase, whose protein sequence is MATIEAIVAREILDSRGNPTVEVEVGLDDGTVGRAAVPSGASTGAFEAHELRDGDKGRYLGKGVEKAVANIEDKIADELIGYEASEQRLIDQKMLDLDGTDTKAELGANAILGVSLAVAKAAALSAELPLFRYIGGPNAALLPVPMMNIVNGGAHADSNVDVQEFMIAPIGAPTFREALRTGAEVYHALKSVLKKKGLSTGLGDEGGFAPNLPANAAALDLIAEAVEAAGFSLGSDIVLAMDVAATEFYKDGAYVFEGSPKSTDEMIAYYAKLAADYPIVSIEDPLAEDDWAGWSAMTEELGTKIQIVGDDLFVTNPQRIARGIAEAAGNAVLVKVNQIGSVTETLDAVDLAHRAGFKTMMSHRSGETEDTTIADLAVAVGSGQIKTGAPARSDRVAKYNQLLRIEEQLESAARYAGAGAFPRYRVG, encoded by the coding sequence ATGGCCACCATTGAAGCGATCGTCGCCCGCGAGATCCTGGATTCCCGGGGCAACCCGACCGTCGAGGTCGAGGTCGGCCTGGACGACGGCACCGTCGGCCGCGCCGCGGTTCCGTCCGGCGCCTCCACCGGCGCGTTCGAGGCCCACGAGCTGCGTGACGGCGACAAGGGCCGGTACCTCGGCAAAGGCGTCGAGAAGGCGGTCGCCAACATCGAGGACAAGATCGCCGACGAGCTGATCGGTTACGAGGCGAGCGAGCAGCGCCTGATCGACCAGAAGATGCTCGACCTGGACGGCACCGACACCAAGGCGGAGCTGGGCGCCAACGCGATCCTGGGCGTCTCGCTGGCCGTCGCGAAGGCCGCCGCGCTCTCCGCCGAGCTCCCGCTGTTCCGCTACATCGGCGGCCCGAACGCCGCGCTGCTGCCGGTTCCGATGATGAACATCGTGAACGGTGGCGCCCACGCCGACTCGAACGTCGACGTGCAGGAGTTCATGATCGCCCCGATCGGCGCGCCGACCTTCCGCGAGGCGCTGCGTACCGGCGCCGAGGTCTACCACGCGCTGAAGTCGGTCCTGAAGAAGAAGGGCCTCTCCACCGGCCTGGGCGACGAGGGCGGCTTCGCGCCGAACCTGCCGGCCAACGCCGCCGCGCTGGACCTGATCGCGGAGGCCGTCGAGGCCGCCGGCTTCTCCCTGGGCAGCGACATCGTGCTGGCCATGGACGTCGCCGCGACCGAGTTCTACAAGGACGGGGCGTACGTTTTCGAGGGCTCCCCGAAGTCGACCGACGAGATGATCGCGTACTACGCGAAGCTCGCCGCCGACTACCCGATCGTCTCCATCGAGGACCCGCTGGCCGAGGACGACTGGGCCGGCTGGAGCGCGATGACCGAGGAGCTCGGCACCAAGATCCAGATCGTCGGCGACGACCTGTTCGTCACCAACCCGCAGCGCATCGCCCGCGGCATCGCCGAGGCGGCCGGCAACGCGGTCCTGGTCAAGGTGAACCAGATCGGCTCGGTCACCGAGACGCTGGACGCCGTGGACCTGGCCCACCGGGCCGGTTTCAAGACGATGATGTCGCACCGCTCCGGTGAGACCGAGGACACCACGATCGCCGACCTCGCGGTCGCGGTCGGCTCCGGCCAGATCAAGACCGGCGCACCGGCCCGTTCGGACCGGGTCGCCAAGTACAACCAGCTGCTGCGCATCGAGGAGCAGCTGGAGAGCGCCGCGCGGTACGCCGGCGCGGGTGCGTTCCCGCGTTACCGGGTCGGCTAA
- a CDS encoding amino-acid N-acetyltransferase, with protein MMIRRARTGDVRAIRSLVDTYTTDRRLLSKATVTLFESVQEFWVATDEADGSVVGCGALHVMWEDLAEIRTVAVHPSRRGQRLGHQIVAALLDQARELGVRRVFCLTFETRFFGSFGFTEIDGAPVPHAVYEQLLRSYDEGVAEFLDLERVKPNTLGNTRMLLHL; from the coding sequence ATGATGATCCGGCGGGCCCGGACCGGGGACGTGCGGGCGATCCGGTCGCTGGTCGACACGTACACCACCGATCGCCGGCTGCTCAGCAAGGCGACCGTGACGCTCTTCGAGTCCGTCCAGGAGTTCTGGGTGGCTACCGACGAGGCGGACGGCTCGGTGGTCGGCTGCGGCGCCCTGCACGTGATGTGGGAGGACCTGGCGGAGATCCGCACGGTCGCGGTGCACCCGAGCCGGCGTGGCCAGCGGCTCGGTCACCAGATCGTCGCCGCGCTCCTCGATCAGGCCCGTGAGCTGGGCGTGCGCCGGGTCTTCTGCCTGACGTTCGAGACCCGGTTCTTCGGCTCGTTCGGGTTCACCGAGATCGACGGGGCGCCGGTGCCGCACGCCGTCTACGAGCAGCTGCTGCGGTCGTACGACGAGGGCGTCGCCGAGTTCCTGGACCTGGAACGGGTCAAGCCGAACACCCTGGGGAACACGAGAATGCTGCTGCACCTATGA